In Tachysurus vachellii isolate PV-2020 chromosome 12, HZAU_Pvac_v1, whole genome shotgun sequence, the following are encoded in one genomic region:
- the LOC132854940 gene encoding trace amine-associated receptor 13c-like codes for MNLTEFKQSLVYNGNYMDSVICPGECVLILNEVWTVIDLIYSFIFPLSVIIILYTLVFVIAKKHATAIRELNNHTRPQTQKLTSYSMKSERKAAKVLGILVSVFLMCLLPYFIYSLLGNVIEVQTKTIQKLIILLYLNSTLNPFIYALFYPWFRRCVKLIINLRIFQTDSALINVLL; via the coding sequence ATGAACCTGACAGAGTTTAAACAGAGTTTAGTTTATAATGGAAACTACATGGATTCTGTAATTTGTCCTGGAGAGTGTGTATTAATTCTAAATGAGGTTTGGACTGTAATTGATctcatatattcatttatatttcctcTTTCTGTCATAATCATATTGTATACTCTAGTGTTTGTGATTGCTAAGAAACATGCCACTGCTATCAGAGagcttaataatcacacacggcCTCAAACACAGAAACTCACCTCATACTCCATgaaatctgagagaaaagcagctaaagtcctcggtattttagtgtctgtgtttctgatgtgtttacttccatattttatttacagtttattaggaaaTGTTATTGAAGTACAGACAAAAACTATTCAGAAACTTATTATCCTACTTTATCTTAATTCCACCttaaatccatttatttatgCTCTGTTTTACCCGTGGTTCAggaggtgtgttaaattaatcaTAAATCTGCGAATATTTCAAACAGACTCTGCATTAATTAATGTCcttttatga
- the LOC132854847 gene encoding trace amine-associated receptor 13c-like yields the protein MNLTEFNQSDGCDHFSCPERSVSPAVYCLLYVCSAAVVLLTMCGNLLIIISILHFKQLHTPTNMLVLSLAVSDFLIGALVMPAMFIWTIESCWIFGRDFCIVFLWIGGVLMSLSIYNIVLIAVDRYLALSNPFLYTNTVTKRMMCIVVYFNWFVCLLYIMTIFFFNGKLMNFVMCPGECYYLLNEVWYVIDLIFSFIFPLSVIIILYTRVFVIAKKHATAIRELNNHTQPKAQKITSHSMQSERKAAKVLSILVSVFLSGLLPYLIYSFLDNFIKLQTETFQKLVIVAYLNSTINPLIYALFYPWFRRCMKLIVTLQIFQKDSALISIFS from the coding sequence ATGAACCTGACAGAATTTAATCAGTCTGATGGCTGTGATCATTTCTCCTGTCCAGAGAGATCTGTATCTCCTGCTGTTTACTGCTTACTGTACGTGTGTTCAGCTGCTGTGGTTCTGCTAACAATGTGTGGAAATctgctcatcatcatctctATTCTTCACTTCAAGCAgcttcacacaccaacaaacatgctggtgctctctctggctgtgtcAGATTTCCTCATTGGAGCTTTAGTGATGCCAGCTATGTTCATCTGGACGATTGAATCATGCTGGATTTTTGGAAGAGATTTCTGCATTGTATTTTTGTGGATTGGTGGAGTCCTCATGAGCCTATCTATATACAATATTGTTCTGATTGCTGTAGATCGGTATTTGGCTCTGTCAAACCCATTtctctacacaaacacagtcactaAGAGGATGATGTGCATTGTGGTTTATTTTAACTggtttgtgtgtctgctttaTATCAtgacaatctttttttttaatggaaagttAATGAATTTTGTAATGTGTCCTGGAGAGTGTTATTACTTGCTTAATGAGGTTTGGTATGTAATTGAtctaatattttcatttatatttccacTTTCTGTCATAATCATATTGTATACTCGAGTTTTTGTGATTGCTAAGAAACATGCCACTGCTATCAGAGagcttaataatcacacacagccTAAAGCACAGAAAATCACCTCACACTCCATGCaatctgagagaaaagcagctaaagtcctcagtattttagtgtctgtgtttttgtccgGTTTACTCCCATAtcttatttacagttttttagacaattttattaaactgcagacagaaacatttcagaaaCTTGTAATTGTGGCTTATCTTAATTCCACCATTAATCCACTTATTTATGCTCTGTTTTACCCGTGGTTTAGAAGGTGTATGAAATTAATCGTAACTCTGCAAATATTCCAGAAAGACTCTGCATTAATCAGTATCTTTTCATGA